Proteins from a single region of Symphalangus syndactylus isolate Jambi chromosome 12, NHGRI_mSymSyn1-v2.1_pri, whole genome shotgun sequence:
- the MYCL gene encoding protein L-Myc isoform X2 has protein sequence MCVCAGCRAAPSRRGAGPLQVAGGGSEGADMDYDSYQHYFYDYDCGEDFYRSTAPSEDIWKKFELVPSPPTSPPWGLGPGAGDPTPGIGPPEPWPGGCTGDEAESRGHSKGWGRNYASIIRRDCMWSGFSARERLERAVSDRLTAGAPRGNPPKASAAPDCTPSLEAGNPAPAAPCPLGEPKTQACSGSESPSDSENEEIDVVTVEKRQSLGIRKPVTITVRADPLDPCMKHFHISIHQQQHNYAARFPPESCSQEEASERGPQEEVLERDAAGEKEDEEDEEIVSPPPVESEAAQSCHPKPVSSDTEDVTKRKNHNFLERKRRNDLRSRFLALRDQVPTLASCSKAPKVVILSKALEYLQALVGAEKRMATEKRQLRCRQQQLQKRIAYLSGY, from the exons atgtgcgtgtgtgcgggCTGCCGGGCTGCCCCAAGCCGGCGGGGAGCCGGTCCGCTCCAGGTGGCGGGCGGCGGGAGCGAG GGAGCGGACATGGACTACGACTCGTACCAGCACTATTTCTACGACTATGATTGCGGGGAGGATTTCTACCGCTCCACGGCGCCTAGCGAGGACATCTGGAAGAAATTCGAGCTGGTGCCATCGCCCCCCACGTCGCCGCCCTGGGGCTTGGGTCCCGGCGCAGGGGACCCGACCCCCGGGATTGGTCCCCCGGAGCCGTGGCCCGGAGGGTGCACCGGAGACGAAGCGGAATCCCGGGGCCACTcgaaaggctggggcaggaactACGCCTCCATCATCCGCCGTGACTGCATGTGGAGCGGCTTCTCGGCCCGGGAACGGCTGGAGAGAGCTGTGAGCGACCGGCTCACTGCTGGCGCGCCCCGGGGGAACCCGCCCAAGGCGTCCGCCGCCCCGGACTGCACTCCCAGCCTCGAAGCCGGCAACCCGGCGCCCGCCGCCCCCTGTCCGCTGGGCGAACCCAAGACCCAGGCCTGCTCCGGGTCCGAGAGCCCAAGCGACTCGG AGAATGAAGAAATCGATGTTGTGACAGTAGAAAAGAGGCAGTCCCTGGGTATTCGGAAGCCGGTCACCATCACGGTGCGAGCAGACCCCCTGGATCCCTGCATGAAGCATTTCCACATCTCCATCCATCAGCAACAGCACAACTATGCTGCCCGTTTTCCTCCAGAAAGCTGCTCCCAAGAAGAGGCTTCAGAGAGGGGTCCTCAAGAAGAGGTTCTGGAGAGAGATGCTGCAGGGGAAAAGGAAGATGAGGAGGATGAAGAGATTGTGAGCCCCCCACCTGTAGAAAGTGAGGCTGCCCAGTCCTGCCACCCCAAACCTGTCAGTTCTGATACTGAGGATGTGACCAAGAGGAAGAATCACAACTTCCTGGAGCGCAAGAGGCGGAATGACCTGCGTTCGCGATTCTTGGCCCTGAGGGACCAGGTGCCCACCCTGGCCAGCTGCTCCAAGGCCCCCAAAGTAGTGATCCTAAGCAAGGCCTTGGAATACTTGCAAGCCCTGGTGGGGGCTGAGAAGAGGATGGCTACAGAGAAAAGGCAGCTCCGATGCCGGCAGCAGCAATTGCAGAAAAGAATTGCATACCTCAGTGGCTACTAA
- the MYCL gene encoding protein L-Myc isoform X1, which translates to MCVCAGCRAAPSRRGAGPLQVAGGGSEVRLRVARARARVPRCGLAAGCLLGTARPRPAPPGPGSCAPGGAGKVCFELAAHSRVRALRLASPTTLTRGLASRDARTGRRLQAGGVGEERESPAAGCAEGPGDASFALPAPGQHVPPSLPQGADMDYDSYQHYFYDYDCGEDFYRSTAPSEDIWKKFELVPSPPTSPPWGLGPGAGDPTPGIGPPEPWPGGCTGDEAESRGHSKGWGRNYASIIRRDCMWSGFSARERLERAVSDRLTAGAPRGNPPKASAAPDCTPSLEAGNPAPAAPCPLGEPKTQACSGSESPSDSENEEIDVVTVEKRQSLGIRKPVTITVRADPLDPCMKHFHISIHQQQHNYAARFPPESCSQEEASERGPQEEVLERDAAGEKEDEEDEEIVSPPPVESEAAQSCHPKPVSSDTEDVTKRKNHNFLERKRRNDLRSRFLALRDQVPTLASCSKAPKVVILSKALEYLQALVGAEKRMATEKRQLRCRQQQLQKRIAYLSGY; encoded by the exons atgtgcgtgtgtgcgggCTGCCGGGCTGCCCCAAGCCGGCGGGGAGCCGGTCCGCTCCAGGTGGCGGGCGGCGGGAGCGAGGTGAGGCTGCGGGTGGCCAGGGCACGGGCGCGGGTCCCGCGGTGCGGGCTGGCTGCAGGCTGCCTTCTGGGCACGGCGCGCCCCCGCCCGGCCCCGCCGGGCCCCGGGAGCTGCGCTCCGGGCGGCGCTGGCAAAGTTTGCTTTGAACTCGCTGCCCACAGTCGGGTCCGCGCGCTGCGATTGGCTTCCCCTACCACTCTGACCCGGGGCCTGGCTTCCCGGGACGCGAGGACTGGGCGCAGGCTGCAAGctggtggggttggggaggaacGAGAGAGCCCGGCAGCCGGCTGTGCCGAGGGACCCGGAGACGCCTCCTTCGCCCTGCCGGCACCCGGTCAGCACGTCCCCCCTTCCCTCCCGCAGGGAGCGGACATGGACTACGACTCGTACCAGCACTATTTCTACGACTATGATTGCGGGGAGGATTTCTACCGCTCCACGGCGCCTAGCGAGGACATCTGGAAGAAATTCGAGCTGGTGCCATCGCCCCCCACGTCGCCGCCCTGGGGCTTGGGTCCCGGCGCAGGGGACCCGACCCCCGGGATTGGTCCCCCGGAGCCGTGGCCCGGAGGGTGCACCGGAGACGAAGCGGAATCCCGGGGCCACTcgaaaggctggggcaggaactACGCCTCCATCATCCGCCGTGACTGCATGTGGAGCGGCTTCTCGGCCCGGGAACGGCTGGAGAGAGCTGTGAGCGACCGGCTCACTGCTGGCGCGCCCCGGGGGAACCCGCCCAAGGCGTCCGCCGCCCCGGACTGCACTCCCAGCCTCGAAGCCGGCAACCCGGCGCCCGCCGCCCCCTGTCCGCTGGGCGAACCCAAGACCCAGGCCTGCTCCGGGTCCGAGAGCCCAAGCGACTCGG AGAATGAAGAAATCGATGTTGTGACAGTAGAAAAGAGGCAGTCCCTGGGTATTCGGAAGCCGGTCACCATCACGGTGCGAGCAGACCCCCTGGATCCCTGCATGAAGCATTTCCACATCTCCATCCATCAGCAACAGCACAACTATGCTGCCCGTTTTCCTCCAGAAAGCTGCTCCCAAGAAGAGGCTTCAGAGAGGGGTCCTCAAGAAGAGGTTCTGGAGAGAGATGCTGCAGGGGAAAAGGAAGATGAGGAGGATGAAGAGATTGTGAGCCCCCCACCTGTAGAAAGTGAGGCTGCCCAGTCCTGCCACCCCAAACCTGTCAGTTCTGATACTGAGGATGTGACCAAGAGGAAGAATCACAACTTCCTGGAGCGCAAGAGGCGGAATGACCTGCGTTCGCGATTCTTGGCCCTGAGGGACCAGGTGCCCACCCTGGCCAGCTGCTCCAAGGCCCCCAAAGTAGTGATCCTAAGCAAGGCCTTGGAATACTTGCAAGCCCTGGTGGGGGCTGAGAAGAGGATGGCTACAGAGAAAAGGCAGCTCCGATGCCGGCAGCAGCAATTGCAGAAAAGAATTGCATACCTCAGTGGCTACTAA